From a region of the Ammospiza nelsoni isolate bAmmNel1 chromosome 24, bAmmNel1.pri, whole genome shotgun sequence genome:
- the IFT46 gene encoding intraflagellar transport protein 46 homolog: MATAAAAAARREARRAEPRPVENQPYDESLELPEADPGARSPLAGTAGRLRDSRRPGVPVGAAGSGGRGSGGKEEAAAHFPGPATFSEDDDEDDEDSEEDSSESDSEEDSEEHGATLEGDFNPADCDYLQVSSEIKDLFEYIKRYTPKTIEIEHKLQPFIPDFIPAVGDIDAFLKVPRPDGKPDNLGLLVLDEPSTKQSDPTVLSLWLTENSKQHNITQQIKVKSLENAENNPKAIESWIESISELHRCKPPATVHYSRPMPDIETLMQEWSPEFEELLGKVGLPSAEMSCDLAEYIDMICAILDIPVYKSRIHPLHVLFSLFLEFKNSQHFKPLADGQKGRSPPSNPPSQAAEAEVLSFN; the protein is encoded by the exons ATGGcgacggcggcggcggcggcggcgcggcgggaaGCGAGGCGGGCGGAG CCCCGCCCGGTGGAGAACCAGCCGTACGACgagagcctggagctgcctgaggcCGATCCCGGAGCCCGCTCGCCGCTGGCGGGGACGGCGGGCCGCCTGCGGGACTCCCGTCGGCCCGGGGTGCCGGTCGGAgcggccgggagcggcggccggGGCAGCGGAGGGAAG GAGGAGGCAGCCGCACACTTCCCCGGCCCAGCCACCTTCAGCGAGGATGACGACGAGGACGATGAGGACTCGGAGGAAGATTCCTCGGAGAGCGACTCGGAGGAGGACTCGGAGGAGCACGGGGCCACGCTGGAGGG TGACTTCAATCCAGCAGATTGTGACTACCTGCAGGTGTCCTCTGAAATCAAAGATCTCTTTGAATACATCAAGAG GTACACTCCCAAAACAATAGAGATTGAGCACAAGCTGCAGCCTTTTATTCCAGACTTTATTCCTGCTGTTGGAGACATCGATGCATTCCTAAAG gTTCCTCGTCCTGATGGCAAGCCTGACAACCTTGGCCTGCTGGTCCTGGATGAGCCCTCAACCAAGCAGTCAGACCCCACCGTGCTCTCCCTTTGGCTGACAGAGAACTCCAAGCAGCACAACATCACG CAGCAAATAAAAGTGAAGAGTTTGGAGAATGCAGAAAATAACCCTAAAGCCATTGAGAGCTGGATTGAAAGTATTAGTGAACTGCATCGCTGCAAGCCTCCTGCCACAGTCCATTACTCCAG GCCAATGCCTGACATCGAGACCCTGATGCAAGAATGGTCACCAGAATTCGAGGAGCTCCTGGGAAAG GTGGGTCTTCCGAGCGCGGAGATGAGCTGTGACCTTGCCGAGTACATCGACATGATCTGCG CCATTCTGGACATCCCCGTGTACAAGAGCCGGATCCACCCTCTGCACGtcctcttctccctcttcttGGAGTTCAAGAACTCGCAG cacttcAAGCCCCTGGCTGATGGGCAGAAGGGCAGGAGCCCACCATCCAACCCACCCTCACAAGCAGCGGAGGCAGAGGTGTTGAGCTTTAATTGA
- the ARCN1 gene encoding coatomer subunit delta isoform X2, which produces MVLLAAAVCTKAGKAIVSRQFVEMTRTRIEGLLAAFPKLMNTGKQHTFVETESVRYVYQPMEKLYMVLITTKNSNILEDLETLRLFSRVIPEYCRALEENEISEHCFDLIFAFDEIVALGYRENVNLAQIRTFTEMDSHEEKVFRAVRETQEREAKAEMRRKAKELQQARRDAERHGKKAPGFGGFGSSAVSGGVTAMITETIIETEKPKVAPAPARPSGPSKALKLGAKGKEVDNFVDKLKSEGENIMTSVGKRSAEAAKVLTSPINMESVHMKIEEKISLTCGRDGGLQNMELHGMIMLHISDEKFARIRLHVENEDKRGVQLQTHPNVDKKLFTTESQIGLKNPEKSFPINSDVGVLKWRLQTTEESFIPLTINCWPSESGSSCDVNIEYELQEESLELNDVIITIPLPSGVGAPVIGEIDGEYRHDSRRNLLEWCLPVIDAKNKSGSLEFSIAGQPNDFFPVQVSFISKKNYCNIQVTKVTQVDGNSPVRFSTETTFLVDKYEIL; this is translated from the exons ATG GTGCTGTTGGCAGCCGCTGTGTGCACGAAGGCAGGGAAGGCCATCGTGTCCCGGCAGTTCGTGGAGATGACTCGCACCCGCATCGAGGGGCTGCTGGCGGCATTCCCAAAGCTGATGAacacagggaagcagcacaCATTTGTGGAGACAGAGAGCGTGCGGTACGTGTACCAGCCCATGGAGAAGCTCTACATGGTGCTGATTACCACCAAAAACAGCAACATCCTGGAAGACCTGGAAACACTCCGACTCTTTTCCAGAGTG ATCCCTGAATATTGTCGAGCTCTGGAAGAGAATGAGATCTCAGAACACTGTTTCGACCTAATCTTTGCCTTTGATGAAATTGTTGCCCTGGGCTACCGTGAGAACGTAAATCTAGCACAAATTCGGACCTTCACTGAGATGGATTCACATGAGGAAAAGGTGTTTCGGGCAGTCAGAGag ACGCAGGAACGCGAGGCGAAAGCCGAGATGCGCCGTAAGGcgaaggagctgcagcaggccAGGAGGGATGCAGAGAGACACGGCAAGAAGGCACCAGGCTTTGGGGGCTTTGGCAGCTCGGCTGTGTCTGGGGGCGTGACAGCAATGATCACAGAGACCATCATCGAGACTGAGAAGCCCAAAGTGgcaccagctccagccag GCCTTCAGGTCCCAGTAAAGCCTTGAAACTCGGCGCTAAAGGGAAGGAGGTGGACAACTTCGTGGACAAGCTGAAATCAGAAGGAGAAAATATCATGACTTCTGTAGGCAAGCGCTCTGCAGAAGCAGCCAAAGTTCTCACTTCTCCCATTAACATGGAGAG CGTGCACATGAAAATAGAGGAAAAGATCTCCTTGACTTGTGGCCGTGACGGAGGGTTGCAGAACATGGAGCTTCATGGCATGATCATGCTGCACATCTCTGATGAAAAGTTTGCACGGATTCGCCTTCATGTAGAAAATGAAGACAAGAGGGGAGTACAGCTACAG ACTCACCCAAACGTGGACAAGAAGCTCTTCACCACAGAGTCACAGATCGGTTTGAAGAACCCAGAGAAGTCATTCCCTATTAACAGCGATGTGGGCGTGCTGAAGTGGAGGTTGCAGACCACAGAAGAGTCCTTCATTCCATTGACAA TTAACTGCTGGCCATCAGAGAGTGGGAGCAGTTGTGATGTTAACATTGAATATGAGTTGCAAGAGGAGAGCCTAGAGCTGAATGATGTGATCATCACCATCCCCCTGCC GTCTGGTGTTGGTGCCCCAGTGATTGGGGAGATTGATGGTGAGTATCGCCACGACAGCCGGAGAAACCTCCTTGAGTGGTGCCTGCCAGTGATAGATGCCAAAAACAAGAGCGGTAGCCTGGAGTTCAGCATAGCAGGGCAGCCAAACGACTTCTTCCCGGTGCAGGTCTCCTTCATCTCCAAAAAGAACTATTGCAACATACAG GTTACCAAAGTGACCCAGGTAGATGGGAACAGCCCTGTAAGGTTTTCTACTGAAACCACCTTCCTGGTGGACAAGTACGAAATCCTGTAA
- the ARCN1 gene encoding coatomer subunit delta isoform X1, with the protein MEKVQLVLLAAAVCTKAGKAIVSRQFVEMTRTRIEGLLAAFPKLMNTGKQHTFVETESVRYVYQPMEKLYMVLITTKNSNILEDLETLRLFSRVIPEYCRALEENEISEHCFDLIFAFDEIVALGYRENVNLAQIRTFTEMDSHEEKVFRAVRETQEREAKAEMRRKAKELQQARRDAERHGKKAPGFGGFGSSAVSGGVTAMITETIIETEKPKVAPAPARPSGPSKALKLGAKGKEVDNFVDKLKSEGENIMTSVGKRSAEAAKVLTSPINMESVHMKIEEKISLTCGRDGGLQNMELHGMIMLHISDEKFARIRLHVENEDKRGVQLQTHPNVDKKLFTTESQIGLKNPEKSFPINSDVGVLKWRLQTTEESFIPLTINCWPSESGSSCDVNIEYELQEESLELNDVIITIPLPSGVGAPVIGEIDGEYRHDSRRNLLEWCLPVIDAKNKSGSLEFSIAGQPNDFFPVQVSFISKKNYCNIQVTKVTQVDGNSPVRFSTETTFLVDKYEIL; encoded by the exons ATGGAGAAAGTGCAGCTG GTGCTGTTGGCAGCCGCTGTGTGCACGAAGGCAGGGAAGGCCATCGTGTCCCGGCAGTTCGTGGAGATGACTCGCACCCGCATCGAGGGGCTGCTGGCGGCATTCCCAAAGCTGATGAacacagggaagcagcacaCATTTGTGGAGACAGAGAGCGTGCGGTACGTGTACCAGCCCATGGAGAAGCTCTACATGGTGCTGATTACCACCAAAAACAGCAACATCCTGGAAGACCTGGAAACACTCCGACTCTTTTCCAGAGTG ATCCCTGAATATTGTCGAGCTCTGGAAGAGAATGAGATCTCAGAACACTGTTTCGACCTAATCTTTGCCTTTGATGAAATTGTTGCCCTGGGCTACCGTGAGAACGTAAATCTAGCACAAATTCGGACCTTCACTGAGATGGATTCACATGAGGAAAAGGTGTTTCGGGCAGTCAGAGag ACGCAGGAACGCGAGGCGAAAGCCGAGATGCGCCGTAAGGcgaaggagctgcagcaggccAGGAGGGATGCAGAGAGACACGGCAAGAAGGCACCAGGCTTTGGGGGCTTTGGCAGCTCGGCTGTGTCTGGGGGCGTGACAGCAATGATCACAGAGACCATCATCGAGACTGAGAAGCCCAAAGTGgcaccagctccagccag GCCTTCAGGTCCCAGTAAAGCCTTGAAACTCGGCGCTAAAGGGAAGGAGGTGGACAACTTCGTGGACAAGCTGAAATCAGAAGGAGAAAATATCATGACTTCTGTAGGCAAGCGCTCTGCAGAAGCAGCCAAAGTTCTCACTTCTCCCATTAACATGGAGAG CGTGCACATGAAAATAGAGGAAAAGATCTCCTTGACTTGTGGCCGTGACGGAGGGTTGCAGAACATGGAGCTTCATGGCATGATCATGCTGCACATCTCTGATGAAAAGTTTGCACGGATTCGCCTTCATGTAGAAAATGAAGACAAGAGGGGAGTACAGCTACAG ACTCACCCAAACGTGGACAAGAAGCTCTTCACCACAGAGTCACAGATCGGTTTGAAGAACCCAGAGAAGTCATTCCCTATTAACAGCGATGTGGGCGTGCTGAAGTGGAGGTTGCAGACCACAGAAGAGTCCTTCATTCCATTGACAA TTAACTGCTGGCCATCAGAGAGTGGGAGCAGTTGTGATGTTAACATTGAATATGAGTTGCAAGAGGAGAGCCTAGAGCTGAATGATGTGATCATCACCATCCCCCTGCC GTCTGGTGTTGGTGCCCCAGTGATTGGGGAGATTGATGGTGAGTATCGCCACGACAGCCGGAGAAACCTCCTTGAGTGGTGCCTGCCAGTGATAGATGCCAAAAACAAGAGCGGTAGCCTGGAGTTCAGCATAGCAGGGCAGCCAAACGACTTCTTCCCGGTGCAGGTCTCCTTCATCTCCAAAAAGAACTATTGCAACATACAG GTTACCAAAGTGACCCAGGTAGATGGGAACAGCCCTGTAAGGTTTTCTACTGAAACCACCTTCCTGGTGGACAAGTACGAAATCCTGTAA